A genome region from Cutaneotrichosporon cavernicola HIS019 DNA, chromosome: 5 includes the following:
- a CDS encoding uncharacterized protein (methylated histone binding) produces the protein MADDYPEAGEIERDVIAEDAGPIEADVIAANRSEPEEEEYEVEAIVGHKTERGKWKYLVSWKGYGSEHNTWEPEANLEHAQDMIDAYIATQPKQAPKRGRPSSGTPSKPPAKRGRQSKASQAKAAVDDDELTFSDTHIDLADKFMEIPDWEPLVKQVDSMERGSNSQLAVYLTMKSGERFAQSTEVVYKRCPQAMLRFYESFLK, from the exons ATGGCCGACGACTATCCCGAGGCAGGCGAGATTGAGCGCGACGTGATCGCCGAGGATGCCGGCCCGATCGAGGCGGACGTGATTGCGGCCAACAGGTccgagccagaggaggaag AGTATGAGGTGGAGGCTATCGTGGGCCACAAGACGGAA AGAGGAAAGTGGAAGT ACCTGGTGTCATGGAAGGGATACGGCTCTGAGCACAACACGTGGGAGCCAGAGGCCAACCT TGAGCATGCGCAGGATATGATCGACGCGTACATTGCCACGCAGCCGAAGCAGGCTCCGAAGAGAGGACGACCTTCCTCAGGAACCCCATCCAAGCCACCAGCTAAGCGCGGTCGTCAGTCCAAGGCTTCCCAAGCCAAGGCGGCTGTTGATGACGATGAGCTCACGTTTTCTGATACCCACATTGACCTGGCGGACAAGTTTATGGAGATCCCCGATTGGGAGCCCCTGGTCAAACAAGTCGACTCGATGGAGCGGGGTTCCAACAGCCAGCTTGCCGTGTACCTTACAAT GAAGAGCGGCGAGCGCTTTGCGCAAAGTACGGAAGTCGTGTACAAGCGGTGTCCGCAGGCCATGCTCCGCTTTTACGAGAGTTTCCTTAAGTAA
- the JHD1 gene encoding uncharacterized protein (A domain family that is part of the cupin metalloenzyme superfamily) translates to MEASKDRGELETCPICPDSGPPVPQKSTTEDRNEDDEELQWIACSKCKKWYHCVCAALIPEFKDTIPAELRQELEASGLGEWFDWANRVDRWYCKPCIDFSRSPENPKPPRNPIQATLRRRRVKQGSTSASPSTKRSRLDSQASVTPSANGDVTPDRGRPKRRAALDRPDYYNMHNHNATPTRSWLDLIKNPAKHGRVIKEGNFPRVPGSLLRKQWIESGVTASDVAVGDLPYPTHLPPTLFYGPTREPLVVRPEDGGITSMGGKVPDPGLTVDDVSRLVGPHRMVDVIDVATQQSSQWPLEKWARYVKGRSDPNSSSSSKVYNIISLEISGTDLAQNVRAPSIVSDIDWVENFWPFPGGPEAAKRAAARAADGLDDEGQPKGKAKNEWPKVQLYCLMGMGDAWTDWHVDFAASSVYYSVHTGSKMFFFIRPTEANLAAYARWSGSHELQQSTWLPDMCDEVRKVTLVAGDTMIIPAGYIHAVFTPVDSIVFGGNFVHSYDIPTQLRMREIEIDTRVPQRFRLCWYVADRFTNDLRQLRAYRPTTKAPAVKRPYERILRGLIVLARFLIGEADKMTDEATEDKQRQSIYRRIPTDIQDPAALAHELLWRVENELPDLWEDDDEVKVVGEGKGKRAKRVASGVQKPELKAMRLLDKPAPSRTWKFQPSPWVQADHPITKTTTKVWLPRPGPGGDGAPEEATESSAVYHQSRKRTREEGGETILEDQDVLFTERRIIWPSKKGSVVAEGDRQAHGCTENMGEGIEVKTEVHQH, encoded by the exons ATGGAAGCGAGCAAGGACAGAGGAGAGCTCGAAACATGTCCCATCTGCCCCGACTCTGGCCCTCCAGTTCCACAGAAGTCAACAACAGAGGACCgcaacgaggacgacgaggagctgcagTGGATCGCCTGCTCCAAATGCAAGAAGTGGTATCACTGCGTCTGTGCAGCCCTCATCCCGGAGTTCAAGGACACGATTCccgccgagctgcgccaGGAGCTGGAAGCCAGTGGGCTGGGAGAGTGGTTTGACTGGGCCAACCGCGTGGATCGATG gtATTGCAAGCCATGCATCGACTTCTCAAGATCACCCGAGAACCCCAAGCCGCCTCGTAATCCGATACAGGCGACGCTGCGACGCAGGCGGGTCAAGCAAGGCAGCACGTCAGCTTCGCCCTCCACCAAACGCTCGAGACTCGACTCCCAGGCTAGTGTCACTCCGTCCGCCAACGGGGACGTGACGCCCGATCGGGGAAGGCCGAagcgccgagctgcgctTGACCGCCCTGATTACTACAACATGCACAACCATAACGCGACACCAACGCGCAGCTGGCTGGATCTCATCAAGAACCCCGCCAAGCATGGTCGTGTGAtcaaggaag GCAACTTTCCTCGCGTTCCAGGGAGCTTACTGCGCAAGCAGTGGATTGAGTCTGGAGTCACTGCGTCCGATGTGGCTGTTGGTGACCTACCCTACCCAacgcaccttcctccgacACTATTCTACGGCCCTACGCGGGAGCCGCTCGTCGTGCGGCCAGAAGACGGCGGCATCACCTCGATGGGTGGTAAAGTGCCGGACCCAGGTTTGACAGTCGACGATGTCTCGCGCCTTGTTGGTCCACACCGGATGGTGGATGTTATCG ATGTGGCGACCCAGCAGTCCTCGCAGTGGCCCTTGGAGAAGTGGGCCCGGTACGTCAAGGGCCGCTCCGATcccaactcgtcgtcgtcgagcaaGGTCTACAACATCATCTCGCTCGAGATCTCTGGCACCGACTTAGCCCAGAACGTCCGCGCACCCAGTATCGTCAGCGACATAGACTGGGTGGAGAACTTTTGGCCATTCCCGGGCGGACCAGAGGCTGCAAAGCGAGCTGCTGCTCGCGCTGCGGATGGACTGGATGATGAGGGTCAACCGAAGGGAAAGGCGAAGAACGAGTGGCCGAAGGTGCAGCTTTATTGCTTG atggggatgggggacGCTTGGACG GATTGGCACGTCGATTTTGCCGCGAGCTCTGTCTACTACAGCGTGCACACAGGGTCGAAGATGTTCTTCTTTATCAGGCCAACCGAGGCTAATCTTGCGGCATATGCGCGTTGGAGTGGGTCACATGAGCTGCAGCAATCGACATGGCTTCCCGACATGTGCGACGAAGTACGGAAAGTGACACTTGTGGCTGGAGATACCAT GATCATCCCGGCGGGCTACATTCATGCGGTTTTCACTCCTGTTGACAGCATCGTGTTCGGCGGGAACTTTGTCCACAGTTACGACATCCCTACCC AACTTCGAATGCGGGAAATTGAGATCGACACCCGTGTTCCGCAACGGTTCCG GCTGTGCTGGTATGTTGCAGACCGGTTCACGAACGACCTGCGCCAGCTACGGGCATACCGCCCGACCACCAAGGCTCCGGCAGTTAAGCGTCCGTACGAGCGCATTCTACGCGGTCTGATAGTGCTTGCCCGCTTCCTGATTGGAGAAGCGGACAAGATGACTGACGAGGCGACGGAGGACAAGCAGCGACAGTCAATCTACCGGAGAATCCCAACCGACATCCAAGATCCGGCCGCGTTGGCCCACGAGCTGCTCTGGCGTGTCGAGAACGAGTTGCCAGATCTCTGGGAAGACGATGACGAAGTCAAGGTGGTCGGAGAGGGAAAGGGAAAGCGCGCGAAGCGCGTTGCGAGTGGAGTCCAGAAGCCTGAGCTCAAGGCGATGCGTCTGCTCGACAAGccagcgccgtcgcgcaCATGGAAGTTCCAGCCATC ACCTTGGGTACAAGCAGACCACCCCATCACGAAGACGACTACCAAGGTCTGGTTGCCGCGCCCTGGCCCTGGCGGCGATGGGGCGCCTGAGGAGGCGACGGAGTCCTCGGCAGTGTATCATCAGAGCCGGAAGCGGAcgagagaggagggcggcgagacgaTCCTTGAAGACCAGGATGTGTTATTCACGGAGCGTCGCATCATCTGGCCATCTAAGAAGGGTTCAGTTGTTGCGGAGGGTGATAGGCAGGCCCACGGTTGTACTGAGAACATGGGGGAAGGTATAGAAGTCAAGACGGAGGTCCATCAGCATTAG
- a CDS encoding uncharacterized protein (SprT homologues): MAPRRDKRAPRLPVSTFAPASPPPRPPCRPRPNLRPAIAVPPSSSGDLSAPPSTCSIPSTPTRAYSRGEMLTSPRFDWDVPRPPPSDVDSDYPSLEFPSPLPSPGLPRVEFRSTPTPVVARGGAAFTPRPSRFREPSPSSPSRLGRKISLNNLGPAYAAVEAEQTLHLEAVEGMEELEDFDDDGDSTFSSASSFPGLASLSSFPGRARLGPPVELLSASEVVAASETEVVPEPAAEEEEEVEYQLDEDEVDLELDIRHLSLTSTSTANTSSSDGGSAPTTPGRNRDLSASLVPTGALSPTLSAISASTISKSGTTDSLCSPTESIEILSPTSSPPLRAPSVPATPRHEATGYASDESDMIVPRRRLIGRRIIVSDDEDAPARPRGLRGRIPAAIAKLNASSDEDEEPEFLMDSSMDSAGSLREFILSDSEVEEDVADGGDDDDEEASSSEVDSDEPATGDTLPIPVINLVSDSEDDRPLAPSPPSSAVLTFSPPPPPVSVPDIGSMSLSEPAKLAPPPRPQPRKQMSPREWEAHRVKYAQALFEELDVNVFDAQLGRRGAGCTIKWDTRINKSAGMAHRRATRHKDGTSSQEVWIALATKVVTEERQIRDTLAHEMCHVAAWVISKEFKNPHGKVFKTWGRQVMRVRPDISVTTKHDYVINYKYEWQCTNVECRKIYKRHSKSIDTTRQLCGACRSRLAPLFATKELSPYQQYVKAYMKTAQAAMPGATFGQISRALSDRWTAAKSASASEHEGYWRDFSYP, from the exons ATGGCACCGCGACGCGACAAGCGCGCGCCCCGCTTGCCGGTCAGCACGTTCGCGCCGgcctcccctccaccccgccCACCATGCCGTCCCCGTCCCAACCTCCGCCCGGCCATAGCTGTCCCCCCAAGCTCGTCTGGCGACCTCTCCGCCCCTCcctcgacatgctcgaTCCCCAGCACACCAACACGCGCGTATAGTCGTGGCGAGATGCTCACGTCCCCCCGGTTCGACTGGGACGTGCCACGGCCCCCACCGAGCGATGTGGACTCGGACTATCCCAGCCTCGAGTTTCCCAGTCCGCTGCCTAGTCCTGGGT TACCCCGCGTCGAATTCCGCTCTACGCCTAcgcccgtcgtcgcgcgcggcggcgcagcttTCACTCCACGCCCATCACGTTTCCGCGAaccatcaccatcctcgcccagccgcTTAGGACGGAAGATCAGCCTCAACAACCTCGGTCCGGCGTATGCTGCCGTCGAAGCTGAGCAGACGTTGCacctcgaggcggtcgaaggcatggaggagctggaagatttcgacgacgacggcgactcGACGTTCAGCTCGGCCAGCAGCTTCCCTGGTCTCGCGTCGCTGAGCAGTTTTCCTGGACGCGCGCGTCTAGGCCCACCTGTGGAATTGCTGAGCGCGTCTGAGGTCGTTGCTGCGTCTGAGACAGAGGTTGTACCAGAACCAGCagcggaagaggaggaggaagtggaATATCAGCtagatgaggatgaggtcgacctcgagctcgacat CCGCCACCTCTCGCTCacgtcgacatcgacgGCCAACACATCGTCTTCCGACGGCGGGTCAGCGCCCACAACTCCCGGACGAAATCGCGACCTCTCTGCCTCCCTCGTTCCAACAGGCGCGTTGTCACCTACGCTCTCAGCAATTTCCGCTTCGACCATTAGCAAGAGCGGCACGACCGACAGCCTGTGCTCTCCAACCGAGAGCATTGAGATCTTATCGCCCACCTCTTCACCGCCATTACGCGCACCAAGTGTGCCGGCCACGCCACGACATGAGGCGACGGGTTACGCCAGCGACGAGAGTGACATGATCGTCCCACGTCGACGGCTGATCGGGCGGCGCATCATCGTcagcgatgacgaggacgcgccggCCCGGCCTCGTGGATTGCGTGGGCGGATCCCAGCTGCCATTGCAAAATTGAACGCGTCcagtgacgaggacgaggagcccGAGTTCCTTATGGACTCGAGTATGGACAGCGCGGGGTCTCTGCGCGAGTTCATCCTGTCAGACTcggaggtggaggaagacgtcgccgacggtggggacgacgatgatgaagaAGCGTCATCGTCTGAGGTGGATTCAGATGAACCTGCCACCGGCGACACTCTCCCGATACCCGTGATCAACCTCGTCAGtgacagcgaggacgatCGGCCCTTGgcaccgtcgccgccctcgtctgCTGTGTTGACCTTCTCACCGCCCCCACCACCAGTGTCCGTGCCAGACATCGGCTCCATGTCCCTCTCTGAGCCAGCCAAGCTTGCCCCGCCGCCCCGGCCCCAGCCACGCAAACAGATGAGTCCACGTGAGTGGGAGGCCCACCGCGTAAAGTATGCGCAGGCGCTATTCGAAGAGCTCGACGTGAACGTGTTCGACGCGCAACTTGGTCGCAGAGGTGCCGGGTGCACCATCAAGTGGGATACACGTATCAACAAGAGTGCGGGGATggcgcaccgccgcgcAACGCGACACAAGGACGGTACCAGCAGCCAAGAGGTATGGATCGCGCTCGCAACCAAGGTCGTCACGGAAGAGAGACAGATTCGGGACACGCTCGCACACGAAATGTGTCACGTCGCGGCATGGGTTATCAGTAAAGAGTTCAAGAACCCACACGGCAAGGTGTTCAAGACGTGGGGCCGCCAGGTCATGCGCGTGCGCCCCGATATCAGCGTGACTACAAAGCATGACTACGTCATCAATTACAAGTATGAGTGGCAGTGCACCAACGTCGAGTGCCGCAAAATCTATAAGCGGCACAGCAAGAGTATCGACACGACCCGGCAGTTGTGTGGAGCGTGTCGTTCCCGTCTTGCGCCACTGTTTGCGACCAAGGAACTCAGCCCGTACCAACAATACGTCAAGGCGTATATGAAgacggcgcaggcggcCATGCCCGGCGCAACGTTTGGGCAGATCAGCCGCGCGCTCTCGGACCGCTGGACGGCTGCAAAGAGCGCAAGTGCCAGCGAGCACGAAGGATATTGGCGTGATTTTAGTTACCCATAA
- a CDS encoding uncharacterized protein (A Receptor for Ubiquitination Targets), with amino-acid sequence MPPSSLYIEDQLDYSTLDQDYLDDYDYDDDLYYPEVPSSAANLGPAKKVKQPKKGGLKHKSKSKDDEAEEDEVSPCHLLNLPNDVLHVLLVRLPPICLLQLGATCKLLRDELKSESVWRQCYINRFLWDGAAGNGRAREEVKALVQGCSGVGGRGWKKEALSREAMLERWLVSRSSNVIHHPFPVLINKMSLSYPPLLPHAKAPMVVGKMSNSGSNSPAGSSAKISHRQRYEAMKAVSTRPSPVLYCASQEHAAVIKSDPLTGKVSKGVWGPTEEANFHIRPQWDPGLASAIFLPRRSHNHILWGLLSGSCVHTTVQARAHAKYGGRPTSVNVMSLPNDMHEGAVLSIYQPESQGKDPMKWVTGGQDGRLKYWQLNPGSTKSGKLTPSEGVPASITCLFSSEPVEKPFKERSEEVRLRQMASPDGIYLSACDVQHDVVCGVTCDGDLRLWFDAATNPTEVRLDVGSEADYGGVTELNLVTSRCANGVSASVLIHHLRHPNFARHDISLDGESHKVKTTFFSSDGEAPLTTLRAFLLPSSPISQPPEAQYTLSARIITPTDSGVASPAAPDVDVENVENVENVRKVAAAAEQFGRVVVGGDSNGRVYIWEWDGRSVGDIIKPIRDWAVGDGKITCVEMSCGLVAVGAFNGQVWVYDPLPPEPTRLRKLGSPAHLTPGDLIVAGSDEHRAKFFNVNHLILENDLIIAGIGRNVLAWRAGTGKGRQSGKNANVNRRGGPTGGRSEFRGPSRTLDLRDLHQDAVDSHYEIRAENEATRAHTSHEDQHLAAMNDLGLADGDEALRYAILLSQQEADASAAASRLSAASPAERRRADPGMGVGVPDASLEEGTGVSDDEAAAIEAVAEFERAEAARKAARAQEDEEDLADVLEQIRLAEMR; translated from the exons ATGCCTCCATCATCCCTCTACATTGAAGACCAACTCGATTATTCCACCCTCGATCAAGACTACCTCGACGACTACGACTACGATGACGACCTGTACTACCCCGAGGTCCCCTCCTCTGCGGCCAACCTCGGTCCAGCCAAGAAAGTCAAGCAGCCAAAAAAGGGCGGATTAAAGCACAAGTCCAAgtccaaggacgacgaggcagaggaggacgaggtcagCCCATG CCATCTCCTCAATCTGCCCAATGACGTCCTCCACGTTCTTCTGGTGCGCCTACCCCCCAtctgcctcctccagctcggcgctACGTGCAAGCTCCtacgcgacgagctcaagagTGAATCTGTTTGGCGCCAGTGCTACATCAACCGCTTCCTGTGGGATGGTGCCGCTGGGAATGGCCGCGCCCGCGAGGAAGTCAAGGCTCTCGTCCAAGGCTGCTCCGGTGTCGGCGGACGCGGATGGAAGAAGGAAGCCCTGTCCCGCGAGGCCATGCTCGA GCGCTGGCTCGTGTCGCGCAGCTCCAACGTCATACATCACCCTTTTCCGGTCCTCATCAACAAGATGTCGCTCTCGTACCCACCTCTGCTTCCCCATGCCAAGGCACCGATGGTCGTGGGCAAGATGAGCAACTCGGGTTCGAATTCTCCTGCGGGGTCTAGCGCCAAGATTTCTCACCGCCAGCGCTACGAGGCCATGAAGGCTGTCTCGACCCGTCCATCGCCGGTACTTTACTGCGCGAGTCAGGAGCACGCGGCGGTCATCAAGAGCGACCCTCTCACGGGCAAGGTATCCAAGGGCGTCTGGGGTCCgacggaggaag CTAACTTCCATATCCGTCCCCAGTGGGACCCGGGACTCGCATCAGCCATCTTCCTTCCCAGGCGTTCACATAACCACATCCTCTGGGGCCTTCTCAGCGGTTCCTGCGTCCACACCACGGTACAGGCTCGAGCACACGCTAAGTATGGCGGTCGGCCGACATCGGTCAACGTCATGTCCTTGCCCAACGACATGCACGAAGGTGCTGTTCTGTCAATCTACCAGCCCGAGTCGCAGGGCAAGGACCCCATGAAGTGGGTGACAGGCGGCCAGGACGGACGCCTCAAGTACTGGCAACTCAACCCTGGCTCTACCAAGTCGGGCAAGCTGACGCCCTCCGAGGGCGTCCCTGCGAGCATCACCTGCCTCTTTAGCTCCGAGCCTGTTGAGAAGCCTTTCAAGGAGCGTTCCGAGGAGGTTCGCTTGCGGCAGATGGCAAGCCCTGATGGCATCTACCTCTCGGCTTGCGACGTCCAGCACGACGTCGTATGCGGTGTCACGTGCGACGGTGACCTCCGTCTCTGGTtcgacgccgccaccaaCCCGACCGAAGTTCGCCTCGACGTTGGCTCGGAGGCAGATTACGGTGGTGTGAccgagctcaacctcgtcacGTCGCGGTGTGCCAACGGAGTCTCTGCGTCTGTGCTTATCCACCACTTGCGCCACCCGAATTTTGCCCGTCACGATATCTCGCTTGACGGCGAGTCACACAAAGTAAAGACAACCTTCTTCAGCTCGGATGGAGAGGCCCCTCTCACCACTCTGCGggccttcctcctcccttcgTCCCCTATCTCGCAACCTCCCGAGGCGCAGTACACGCTATCGGCTCGTATCATTACACCCACCGACTCTGGTGTCGCCTCTCCTGCTGCACCAGATGTAGATGTGGAGAATGTGGAGAATGTGGAGAACGTGCGCAAagtcgccgccgcagctgAGCAGTTCGGCCGCGTCGTGGTCGGGGGTGATTCCAATGGCCGCGTGTACATCTGGGAGTGGGATGGCCGTTCTGTTGGTGACATTATCAAACCTATCCGCGACTGGGCCGTTGGTGACGGTAAGATCACGTGCGTGGAAATGTCCTgcggcctcgtcgctgtcggTGCGTTTAATGGCCAGGTGTGGGTGTACGATCCCCTCCCACCTGAACCTACGCGTCTACGCAAGCTGGGCTCGCCAGCTCACCTCACACCTGGAgacctcatcgtcgccggAAGCGACGAGCACCGTGCCAAGTTCTTCAACGTCAACCACCTGATCCTTGAGAACGACCTCATCATTGCTGGGATCGGCAGAAACGTCCTTGCGTGGCGTGCTGGCACAGGCAAGGGTCGTCAATCGGGCAAGAACGCCAATGTCAACCGCCGTGGAGGCCCCACTGGGGGAAGGAGCGAGTTCCGGGGTCCCTCGCGTACCCTCGACCTGCGTGACCTTCATCAAGACGCGGTTGACTCTCATTACGAGATCCGGGCGGAGAACGAGGCAACACGTGCCCACACGTCGCACGAGGACCAGCACCTCGCTGCAATGAACGacttggggttggcggACGGTGACGAGGCCTTGCGGTACGCGATTCTGCTGTCCCAGCAAGAAGCGGACGCGTCTGCGGCTGCGTCGCGGTTGTCGGCTGCGTCGCCTGCAgaacgtcggcgagcggaTCCGGGAatgggagtgggagtgcCTGATGCGTccctcgaggagggtaCGGGTGTGAGTGACGATGAGGCCGCGGCTATCGAGGCAGTGGCGGAATTCGAACGTGCTGAGGCGGCTCGGAAGGCGGCACGGGCTcaggaggatgaagaggacCTGGCGGACGTGTTGGAACAGATCCGCTTGGCGGAGATGAGATGA
- the RIM20 gene encoding uncharacterized protein (BRO1-like domain), with the protein MATNFLAVPSKQALPLPDFSKHLLQYISGHFRDAHPDAFRRDVDSLVAMRREWVDPKTEAHPEIIKGLMKYHAQLAFVATKFPSDIGVSFAYRLPFPSPYSMTPDAIISLNSFTYERASVLYNTAAIYASLAAMERRAEAEGIKRALNYLSSSAGILNYLITSVLPTLKGEMSSPQAAGYDMSESFLTSMREFVLAQAQECFWQQAVLQGSYKNALVAKLSMKVSEYYRSSLKAANGMDFPSASNFPQNWTNHVLVKANHFEAAAQYRQSQDDLEKGRYGQEIARLRVAEGLAKKGLDAGRKGVSEAVVSDLRSLSSAVKSSLDRAVRDNDLVYIDPVPPASQLAQLAGVGMVKLNTPTEISEPVAWLMNGGSGQPPLFSQLVPYGVHLALSIYDDRKDTVVREMDGKREELDGVAASTLQSLNLPGSLQALERPVGLPPSLIKKAEEVDAAGGADKIRSLLMDVKRLSKSNAKVLEDAMDILDQEATENEQLLERQPHLAETRQPSHVANTHLIGMAGQYDATLKQAASSDGTVRAKWEEWRHMIEILSDGEDIINDHVPSTTGSYAALPSSVRPLRASLEELDDRIAHRAALVAEARAVAAHDDVRPEVLQEASRLAHGGSGDVKPEWFEPLFDKAAAKYDRLRDEMDAEAGGQDELLEQIRKQNEAFLAERKEDPRVKERERSLQDMDMAYWKWREIVDNADEGIKFYNQLANHLQQFKDACSQFLNARRVDVGQVTNQLAHVSFADQPAQQHHQSSLSPQFVPSPPPAALPVRPSGPSAPLPPRTSSATSPLTSTPQTFSPAPATSPPPVTAPFLAHPSSAQWQSSADFLPPPPPQPVIRSGGVPSRAAAPAVDSPRRMTRSQARQGPIGDPDHNPYRKEGKRRGEGVI; encoded by the exons ATG gcgaCCAATTTCCTGGCTGTGCCGAGCAAGCAGGCGCTCCCGCTGCCTGACTTCTCCAAGCACTTGCTGCAGTACATCTCGGGCCATTTCCGCGATGCGCACCCCGACGCATTCCGGCGTGACGTCGACAGCCTAGTGGCGATGCGCCGCGAATGGGTTGATCCAAAGACTGAGGCTCACCCCGAGATCATCAAGGGTCTTATGAAGTATCACGCGCAGCTGGCGTTTGTGGCCACAAAGTTCCCCTCAGAT ATCGGCGTCTCGTTCGCATATCgccttcccttcccttccccgTACAGCATGACTCCCGACGCCATCATAAGCCTCAACTCGTTCACGTacgagcgcgcgagcgtgcTGTACAACACAGCCGCAATTTAtgcctcgctcgccgcgatGGAGCGTCGTGCTGAGGCAGAGGGCATCAAACGTGCCCTTAACTACCTCTCT TCTTCGGCCGGCATTCTCAACTATCTCATCACCAGCGTCTTGCCTACCCTCAAGGGCGAAATGTCGTCGCCACAGGCGGCGGGGTACGACATGAGCGAGTCGTTCCTTACGAGTATGCGCGAGTTTGTGCTCGCACAGGCGCAGGAATGCTTCTGGCAGCAGGCCGTGTTGC AGGGCTCGTACAAGaacgcgctcgtcgccaagcttTCGATGAAG GTTTCCGAGTACTACCGGTCATCGCTGAAGGCCGCCAACGGTATGGACTTTCCTTCGGCATCGAACTTCCCTCAG aaTTGGACCAACCACGTCCTGGTCAAGGCGAATCACTTCGAGGCTGCTGCGCAGTACCGCCAGAGCCAGGACGACCTGGAGAAGGGCAGATACGGCCAGGAGATTGCACGCCTGCGCGTTGCGGAGGGCTtggccaagaagggccTAGATGCTGGACGCAAGGGCGTGAGCGAGGCAGTCGTCAGCGACCTGCGGAGCCTGTCCTCAGCGGTCAAGTCGAGTCTGGACCGCGCCGTACGCGACAACGACCTCGTCTACATTGACCCAGTGCCGCCAGCATCCCAGCTTGCCCAGCTCGCTGGCGTCGGCATGGTCAAGCTGAACACGCCGACCGAGATTTCTGAGCCAGTCGCGTGGCTCATGAACGGCGGGAGTGGGCAGCCACCGCTCTTCAGCCAGCTCGTGCCATATGGAGTGCACCTCGCGCTGAGCATCTACGACGACCGCAAGGACACGGTGGTGCGCGAGATGGATGGCAAGCGCGAAGAACTGGACGGCGTGGCTGCCAGCACACTTCAGTCCCTCAACCTTCCCGGCAGCCTACAGGCGTTAGAACGTCCGGTCGGGCTCCCACCAAGCCTGATCAagaaggcggaggaggtcgacgcagctggcggcgcggacaAGATCCGCTCACTGCTGATGGATGTGAAGCGACTCTCGAAGAGCAACGccaaggtgctcgaggatgcgATGGATATCCTAGACCAGGAGGCGACGGAGAacgagcagctgctcgagcggcAGCCAcacctcgccgagacgcgGCAGCCGTCGCACGTCGCAAACACCCACCTCATCGGCATGGCAGGGCAGTACGATGCGACGCTTAAACAGGCGGCGAGCAGTGATGGGACGGTGCGGGCCaagtgggaggagtggcGGCACATGATCGAGATCCTGAGCGACGGTGAGGATATTATCAACGATCACGTGCCCAGCACGACCGGTTCATACGCTGCGCTGCCGTCGAGTGTGCGTCCTCTCCGTGCATCcctggaggagctcgacgacagAATCGCGCACCGCGCTGCCCTCGTAGCCGAGGCTCGTGCTGTAGCCGCACACGACGACGTCCGCCCCGAGGTACTGCAGGAGGCCTCGCGTCTCGCGCACGGTGGCAGCGGCGACGTAAAGCCTGAGTGGTTTGAGCCACTCTTTGACAAGGCAGCCGCCAAGTACGACCGCCTacgcgacgagatggacgcAGAGGCTGGCGGGCAGgatgagctgctcgagcagatTCGGAAACAGAACGAGGcgttcctcgccgagcgcaaggaggacccgcgcgtcaaggagcgcgagcgcagccTCCAGGACATGGACATGGCGTACTGGAAGTGGCGCGAGATTGTTGACAatgccgacgagggcaTCAAGTTCTACaaccagctcgccaaccaCCTCCAACAGTTCAAGGACGCGTGTTCGCAGTTCCTAAACGCCCGTCGCGTGGACGTGGGACAGGTCACTAACCAGCTCGCACACGTGAGCTTTGCTGACCAGCCTGCGCAACAGCACCACCAGTCGTCCCTTTCACCGCAATTTGTCCCGagcccgccgccagcggcgTTGCCCGTGCGGCCGTCGGGACCGTCAGCGCCCCTGCCTCCTCGCACCTCGTCAGCCACCTCGCCTCTCACCTCGACTCCACAGACATTCTCACCGGCTCCAGCTACGTCTCCTCCACCCGTAACAGCGCCGTTCCTCGCTCACCCCTCGTCGGCACAGTGGCAGAGCAGTGCCGActtcctcccccctccGCCACCGCAGCCCGTCATACGCAGCGGCGGGGtgccctcgcgcgcagcTGCACCTGCCGTCGACTCACCCCGACGAATGACCCGCAGCCAGGCGCGGCAGGGGCCCATCGGAGACCCAGACCACAACCCCTACCGTAAAGAGGGTAAGCGGCGGGGCGAGGGTGTCATCTAG